GAGCCGGGGATGCGGCTGGGCATCGGTACCGGCTCGACCGCGGCCTTTTTCATCGAGGCGCTGGGCCGCCGCGTGACGGGTGGACTGGAGATCCCGCCCGCCGCGGCGACCTCGCGCGCCACCGAGGACGCCGCCCGCAAGGCAGGCATCCCGCTTGTGGACATGATGGGCCCGAACGCCCCCCGCGAACTGGACCTCGCGGTCGACGGTGCGGACGAGGTGGACCCCGAGCTGCGCCTCATCAAGGGCGGCGGCGCCTCACTCCTGCGCGAGAAGATCGTCGAGGCGCTGGCAGCGCGGCTGGTGGTCATCGTCGACGCCTCGAAGGTGGTGGATCGGCTCGGCGCGTTCCCGCTGCCGGTGGAGATCGTGCCGTTCGGCTGGGCCTCCACCGCGCACCTCATCCGCGACCGGCTCGGCGTGGAGCCGAAGCTGCGGCAGGTCCGCGGCGAGACGCTGAAGACCGACAACGGCAACTTCATCGTCGACTGCGCGTTCGGCTCGATCGCCGACCCGGAAGCCGCGGCACACACGCTCAGCCAGATTCCGGGCGTGGTGGAGCACGGGCTCTTTCTCGGCATGGCGAGCGAGGCGCTGGTATCCGACGGCCACGACGTGAGGCGGCTGGCGCCGGCCTGACCGGTGTGACCATGGCCCTCCCCGAGCGGTGCCCCGCCTGGGTGCGCCGCATCCTCGCCATACCGCGTCTGCTCGAACGGGCCGCGAACCTCGCGGCGGCGCTGCTCCTGTGTGCCCTCGTCGCGGCGCTGGCGCTGAACGTCGCGGCCCGCGCGTTCGACCTTTCGATCGTCGGCGCGGCGCTGGTGGCGGGGTGGGCCTTCAGCGCCCTCGCCTTCGCGACGCTGCCGGCCCTCCTCGCCCACGACGAAGCCGGGCCGCGGGCGATCGTCGCCGCCGCCATCGCCGGGTTCGCCACCGCGACGCTCGCCGCCGGTCTCGTAGACGCCGCGAGCCGCGTCGGCGGGGTGGAGCCGGTGCTGGCGATCCCGCGGGCGTGGCGCTACGCCGCGGCGGCGGGATTTTCGGGGCTGGCGCTGGTCGCGGCGCTGCGGCGTCCGTGGTCGGCCCTGGGGCTGGCGCTGGGGGTCGCGGTCAGCACACTGCCGCTGGCACCGCAGCCGCCGCTGATCGGCGCGGCGGTGTTCGCGGCCGCACTGGCCTGCCGCACGCCGGTCGCGCTGGCGCTGGTGGCGGGCGTTGCGGTCTCGCCCGGACATCTCTCGGAGGCGGCGCTGGCGCAGAACCTCATGCGCGGCCTCTCGCCCTACGTCCTCCTCGCGATCCCGCTCTTCATCCTCGCGGCGGGGCTGATGCTGGCGGGCGGCATCGGTGAGCGGCTGGTCGCGGCGTCGGCCTGGTTCGCCGGCCGCCGGCGCAGCGCGCTGGGCGAGGCGAACGTGTTCGCCAGCACCTTCTTCGGCGGCGTCTCCGGCTCGTCAATTGCCGACGCGGCACTGGGCGCGCGCCTGCTGGTGCCGGCGATGATCGCGGCCGGCTACCCCGCCGCGCGCGCGGCGGCGATCACCGCCGCGTCGGCAGTCCTGCCCAACGTGTTGCCCCCGTCGATCGCGCTGCTGCTGGCGGCGGCCGCGACCGATCAGTCCGTCGGCGCGCTTTGGGTCGCGGGCCTGGGCGCGGGTCTCGTCCTCGCCGCGATGCTGTGGGCGTCGGTGCGCTTCACGCCCGTCGGCCCGCCCGCCCCCGCCGCGACGAAACCGCCGACGGCGCCTGCGACGACGCCTGAACGCTCCGCGACGGATCGCCGCGGCCCGCCCCGGACCACGCCCGGCGCATCGCCCGCTCCGCTCGCGGAGCCGCCCGGCGCCAAGGTGCTGTGGGGGTTGCTGCCGCCCGTCCTCATCGCCGTGGCGGTGCTCGGCGGGTTGCGCCTCGGCGTCGTCACCTCGGTGGAGGCGGGGCTCCTGGCGGTGGGCATGGCGCTGCTCTTCGCGATCCCGGCCGGCATGCGCCCGATCCTCGCCGCCGTGTGGGATTGCGCGCTCCAGTCCGGCCGCGTCGCCCTCCTGATCGGCGCGGCAACCCCGGTCGGCTTCGTCTTCGCCACCAGCGGGATCGACGCGGCGGCCCTGCTTCCGGACGGCCCCGCTGTAGTGCAGCTCCTCGCCGCCTCGCTCATTGCCCTCCTCGTCGGCACCGTGCTCGACGTCGGCGCGGCGATCCTCCTGCTTCTCCCGGTCCTCGTCCCGGCGATCGGCGGCGACACCATCCACACCACCCTCGTCGTCACCGTGGCGCTGCTGCTAGGGGGCCTGACGCCCCCGGTCGGCATACTTGTGTTGGTGGTTAAAGATGCGACACAGATTGGGGGCGTCTACAGAGCGGTGTTGCCCTATCTGTTGGCGCTGATCGCCGGGCTGATCGCGCTGATCGCGATGCCCGCGCTCACCTCCGGCCTCGCCGGACTGGTCTGACGCTAAAGGAGCCGTCCCATGTTCCGCATCATTGCCGCCGCGATGGTCGCGGCCTCTCTCGCAGCGCCGCTGCCGGCGCTGGCGCAGGACAGCCTGACCGTCACCTCGCAATACGGACCCGAGAAGCCGCAGAGCAAGTTCTGGGAGCGCTTCGCCGCCCTTGTCGAGGCGGCACGCCCCGGCATCTACAAGTTCAACATCGTCACCAACGGCGCGCTGGGCGGCGAGAAGGAGGAAGCCGAGGGCGTGCGCCTCGGCTCCATCACCGGCGCGCTGTCGACCGTCGCCAACCTCACCACCTGGGTGCCGGACGGTGCGGTGCTCGACCTCCCCTTCGTGTTCGATGGGCGCGAGCACATCATGGCCGCCATGAAGGGCCCGCTCGGCAAGCAGCTGCGCGCCGCCTACCGCGCCGAGGGGTTCGAGACGCCGGCTTTCATCATCTTCGGCGCCCGCCACCTCCTGTCCGACCGCCCGCTGACCAAGCCGGAGGACGTGAAGGGCCTCACCATGCGCGTGCTGGAGAGCGACCTCCACATCGCCCTGTGGCGCTACCTCGGAGCCGAGCCGACGGCGCTGCCGATCACCGAGACCTACACCGCGCTCGGCACCGGCGTCGTCGAGGCGATGGACCTCACCAAGTCCGGATACGAGGCGCTGAAGCTCTTCGAGGTGGCACCGGTCCTGTCGGAGACGGCGCACATCTGGGCGATCGGCGTCGTCTACTTCGACCGCAACTTCTGGGAGAGTCTGCCGGAGAAGGATCAGGCGCTGTTCGAGGAGGCGGCGCAGAAGGCGGCCGCCTACTTCAACACCCTCGCCGAAGAGGAGCAGGACGAGGCGATGCGCCGCGCCATCGGCCAGCGCGCCGAGATGGTGGAGGTCGACCAGGGGCCCTGGCGCGAGGCCGTGGGCCCGTTCGTGCAAGATTATGTCGGCACGCTCTCCGGGTCGGCGGCGGAGGCACTCCGGGCGATCGAGGCGGCCCGTTGACGCTGCCCGGCTTCGGTCCGACACTGGAGCCGGAGCGCAGGGAGCCTATGAATCAACGCATCTTCGATGGGCACAACGACGTGCTTCTGCGTCTCTGGCGCCGCGATCGCACCGGTGAACGGTTCTTCGGCAGCAACGCCGAGGGGCACGTCGACCTCGTGCGCGCGCGCCAGGGAGGCCTCGCCGGCGGGATCTTCGCCACCTTCGTGATGGACGAGCCCGGGACGGGTCGCACCGCGACGCAAGGCAGCGTCGACGCGCCCCCCGTCGGCCTCGCCCAGGAGCGCGCCTTGCAGGTGACGCTGGCGCAGCTCGCCATCGCCTTCCGCATCGAGCGTCGCTCCAAAGGCGAAGTCCGGATCTGCCGCACCTCCGCCGAAGTGCAGGCCGCGGTCGACGCCGGAACCTTCGCGATGATGCTGCACATGGAAGGCGCGGAGGCCATCGGCCCCGACCTCGACGAACTCGAGACGCTCTATGCCGCGGGCGTGCGCTCGCTCGGCCTGGTGTGGAGCCGGCCGACCGTGTTCGGCTACGGCGTCCCCTTCCGCTTCCCCTCCTCGCCCGACATCGGCGAGGGGCTGACGGAACGCGGCGTCGCCCTCGTCACGGCCTGCAACGAGCTGGGCGTGATGGTCGATTGCAGCCACCTCAACGAGAAGGGCTTCTGGGACGTGGTGCGCGTCAGCCGGGCGCCGGTGGTCGCGACCCACTCCAACGCGCACGTCCTCTCCCCCTGCTCGCGCAACCTGACCGACGCGCAGATGGACGCCATTCGCGACAGCGAGGGCGTCGCCGGGCTCAACTTCGCCACCTCGTTCCTGCGCGACGATGGCCGGCGCGACCCCAACACCTCGCTCGACACCATGCGCCGGCACCTCGACCATATGCTCGAGAAACTCGGGCCCCGCGGTGTCGCCCTCGGGTCGGACTTCGACGGGGCGTTCCTGCCCTCCGGTATCGGCGACGCGACGGGGCTGCCGCGGCTGGTCGCGGCGATGCGGGCCGGCGGCTACTCGAACGACCTGATCGACGCCATCTGCTACCGCAATTGGCTCGACGTTATGATTAGGACACAATCGCTCGGCCGTGGAACGGCGCCTGCTCCCGCACATTGAGTCCCGACCAGTATCGGGAGGCTAATATGCGTACGATCCCAGCCGACGCCTGGGTCATGGTCGGAGACGGCGAGAAGGCCCTCTTCCTGAAGAACGGCAACGATGGCGGGTTCCCCCACCTCACCGTCGTGCGCGAGGTGGAGCACGAGAACCCGCCCAACCGCGAGCAGGGCAGCGACAGCCCCGGCCGCCGGCACGACAACGGTCCCGGTCACAAGAGCGCCGTCGAAGAGACGGACTGGCACCGCCTGGAAAAGGAGCGGTTCGCCAAGGAGATCGCCGAGCGTCTCTACAAGGCCGCCCACCGCGGCGAGTACGACAAGCTCATCATCGCCGCCCCGCCGACGGTCCTGGGAGAGTTGCGCAAGTCGCTCCACAAGGAGGTGGAGGAGCGCATCGTCTTCGATGTGGCCAAGGAGCTGACCAACCGGCCGATCGACGAGATCGAGAAGGCGCTCACCAAGGAGCACTGACGCGCCGCACCCATCGCCATTCGCCGCGCCGCGACCGCCCCCCGGTCGCGGCGCGTTTCGTTGGAGCCGGCGCCACGCTCCGCCGCAGCGGCGGCGATCTCGACGCGGCGCTACCGTCCCGGTCCCTCCGGCCCTCGGGTTCGGGCGGCGCGGGAGTGGGCGGCGGGAGTGGGCGTTATCGGGCGGCTCACCGCGCGGCGCGCCAGTCGAGAACGTGGTAGAGCGCGCCGCGCCGGGCTCCGCGGGTGATCACGGCCTCCACAGTCGTCGGCCCGAGGGCGCGGTGGCGGGCGGTGACACGAAGCCGGTAGGCCCGCGCCTCGAGGCCGAGGTGGCCGGCTGCCGCCGGGGCGATGGCACGGATCCGGGCGACGATGTCCCCCTCACCCGCCCGCAATGCGACGATGGCGTCGACCGTCGCGGCCGTCACCCCCGGCAGCGATGCGAGGACGGCACGCGGCGCGGCCCGCGGGTCGATCGTGCCGGACGGGTTGAAGACGGTGAGATAGGGTGCCATCGCGGCGACGTCTTCGGACGTGACTCCCGCCACCGACACCAGTGCCGCGACGCTCTGGAACGGGCCGTGCCGGGTGTCTCCTGCGGCGCCGTCCACATCGTCGGCCGGCTCGGCCCCGGACGGGTCGGCCGGCGTCGCGCGCCAGGCGGTGACGGCGGCGGCGAACGCCTCGGCGCGGCCGGGGCGGGCCAGAGCGCGCCACAACCCGGCGAGCATCGCGGCCGACGCGGCGTTGAGGTCGATGCGCGCCGTTTCCGGAACGACGCCGAGAACGACCGTGCCGTCGTCGAAGGTGACGGACTGTCCGTCGACATCCGCGGCCCGGTGCCCCAGGCCGTAGAGCTGATAGGCCGCCAACGCGACGCCGCCGTCCACCAACGCGTCCGCGGCGAGGCGGTCGGCCGCCAGTCGCGCCGACCCGGCCGCCCCGCGCGCCGCCAGCGACGCCGTGCCGACCACGCCCGCCATCAACGCCAGCACCACCAGCACCGCGACCAGCACGAAGCCGCCCTCTCCCGGTCCGGATCGCCGGCGTGGCGCGCCGCTCATCGCCCCGGCTCCCCGATGGGATCGGCCGCGCGCGGGCGCTCGGTGCAGAAGGCGTCGGCGTCGTCCGGCGCGGCGGCGCAACCGGGGTCGGCATCGATCGGCAGAGCGATACGGTCGACGATCCCGTCGCCGACGTCGACCAGCACCGCGTCCGGCATGCGCGGGCCGCTCGGCCAACCGCCGCTCGTCGCTTCGGCGGCGTCCGGCTCGGTCCGGCCGGCGAAGCGGAAGCCGACCGGGCCCCGCGCGACCACCTCCGCCGGGGGCAGCTCGAGGTCAGCCGCGGCGGTCGCGGTCGACGGCAGCGGCGCACTCGTTCGCACCAGCCGCGCCGCCTCCCCGTCGCCGAGAGCCTGAAGAACGACGACCGTCGCCCTCCCGTCCGCGCCACGAGCGGCGAAAAGGATCTGCGACCCGCTCCCTGAGAACACGAAGGCCGGCGTGTCGCCCGCCCAGCGGGCCCGGATCGTCGCGGTGAGATCGCGGCGGATGGCGTCGACGAGGCGGGTGGTCGCCTCCACGGTCTCGGCTCGGGCGGCGGCGCGGTCCCCGGCGCGCGCCATCAGCGAGAGGACGGTGCTGACCCCCGCGAGGACGAGCGCGCTGAGAACGAGCGCGCACAGCGCCTCCAGCATCATGAACCCGCCCCGCCGCCCCCCATTCCGGCGCGGCGGTGACGTGCCCGCCCGACTCCGATCCGCCAGGCCCCCGGCCGGGACGCCGCCCGCCGGCGAGCCTCCACCGTCCCCCCACACCGCGGGCGCGGCTCCGGCACGGCTCCCGAGGGGCGGGCGGCCCGGCGGCGCGCTTCGGGGCGCGGGCGTCATGGTGCGGTCGTCACGAGGCGCACCGTCTCGACCTCCAGCGGAGCGGCGGGGCCGGCGGTGACGGTGAGGCGCAGGCGCACCGGGGACCACACCGCCGCCGCATCCGCCTCGCCGACCCGGGCCGGGGCGAAGGGGAGCCGCTCGAAGCGCATCGTCCAGCGATGCTCGCCGACGGTGCCGGAGCGCGGAGCGAGCGACGCGCCCGGCTCCAGCGGCGTCGCGAGCAGCGACCGGGCGACACGCTCCGCACTCGCCAGGCCGGCCGCGCGCGACACCGTCGCCGTCGCCGCCACCACCCCCTGCTGGATCGCCACGGAGACCGCCGCCAGAACCGCCAGCGCCACCAGCACCTCCAGCAACGTGAACCCGTCCTCGCCGCGCCGGCGCCCCCGCTTCACGGCGCGATCTCGACCGCGCCGGTGTAGGGGCGCACCGTGACGAGGACCGACGCGCCGCCGGCAGACAGGCGCAACGCCGCCGCGCTCGCCCGCCCGTCGGCCGCGAAGACGATGCGGCCGGGCACTTCGCCGTTCATGCGCAGGGTCAGACGAGGCGGCAGCGTGAGGACACCCCCACCGCCGCGCAGCGCATGGGCCGCCGCGTCGAGCCGCGCCTCGGACGGTGCGCCGGACCGCAGCGCCGCGTCGCGCTCGCCGCGCAGGAAGGTGGCGACACGCTGTGCCTCCCCCTCCAGCATCGCCCGCCCCCGCCCAGGCAGCGCCCACGGCATGACGAGGCTCGCCACCAGCGCGATCGTCAAAAGCGCCAGCATCGCCTCGATCAGGGCGAACCCGTCATTGCGGCGCGATGTCGTCGTTCCCTCCCGTCCGCCCGTCCGGCCCCATCGAGGTGATGGTGAAGCGTCGGCCGCCTTCGGGCGCGTAGTCGTAAGGATGGCCCCAGGGATCGAGCGGGACGCTACCCTGCTGCAGATACGGCCCGTTCCACGCCGCCACGCCGCCGGGCCGCGCCACCAGCGCCTCCAGCCCCTGCGTCGCGCTCGGATAGGCGCCGACGTCGATGAAGTAGAGGTCGAGGGCGGCACCGAGCGACTGGATCTGCAGCGCCGCCGCCCGCTCGCGCGAGGACGTGAGGTAGCCCAGCACCCGCGGCGCGACGAGCCCCATCACCAGGCCGAGGATGACGAGCACCACCAGGAGTTCGACGAGGGTGAACCCGCCGCGTCGGTCGCGCCTTGCGGTGCGCCGGAGGCGGGAGGCGCGCGCGGCGCGCGAGAGGTGTGCCATGGTCATCATGCCTTATACGAGCAGATCGTTGATCCCGATGAGCGCAGACATCACCGAGATGATGACCCACGCGATCAAGAGGCTGACCAGGATCATCAGCGCCGGGCCGAGGATGCCGGTCAGCCGCGTCAGCGCCGCCTCCAGCTTCAGCTCGTAGAAGGCGGCGACGCGGCCGGCGGCCGGTCCCAGCTCGCCCGCCTCCTCGCCGATCCGCAGCATCTGCGTCACGTGGCTGGGCATCAGCGCCTCCTGCGCCAGCGCGTCGGACAGGCGCCGCCCCTGGCGCACCTCGGCGGTCACCGCATCCACCCGCCGCCCCGCCCCCGGACGGGCCAGCACGCCGCGGATCAGCCGCAGTGCGGTGGAGATGTCCACACCGTTGTCGGTCAGGATGGCGAGCGTGCGGCAGAAGGCCATGGTCTCGGCGTGCGACACGATGGTGCGCGTCACCGGCAGCCGCGCCGCCAGCGCGAGCCACAGCGCGCGCGCCTCGCCGAGCCGCTTCACCGCGAGCCCCGCGACGAGGACGACCGCCGAGGCGATCGCGACGAGGTCCACATGGGCGCGGAAGGCCGCCGAGAGGTCGAAGACGAGGAGGGCGGCGGGGTCCATCTGGTCGCGGAAGCCGGCGATGGCGCCCTCGAACTGCGGGATCACATAGAGGAGGACGAAGCCCAGAACTCCCAGCGCCGCGACCACGAGGAAGAGCGGGTAGGCCACCGCCGCGACCACCTTGCGCCGCATCGCCTCGGCCCGCGCTCGTTCGGCGGCGAGGCCCGACAGCGCCTCCTCCAGCCGCCCGGCGGCCTCGGCGACCTCCACGGTCTTGGCGTAGACCGGGGGGAACTCGCGGGGGTGACGGGCCAATGCCTCGGAGAAGCTGCGGCCGGCGGAGATATCGGCCGACAGCGTCGCGGTCAGGCGGCGCAGCCACGCCCGCGTCTCGAGGTCGGCGAGGATCTTCAGCGCCTCGTTGAGTTGCACGCCGCCCTTCAGCAACATCGCGAGATCGGCGGTGAAGGCGGTGACGTGCTCGGGCCGCGGGTCCGGCGTCATCCGCTCGCGCCAGGGGCGGGTGCCGGCGACCTTGCGCGCGTCGAGCGGCGTGAGGCCGGAGCGGGCCAGCGCATCGTACGCATCGGCGACCGAGGCGGCCTCGATCGCCCCGGCGGCGAGATTGCCGGACGCATCGATCGCGCGGTACTCGAAGCGCTCCATCGCTCTCCCCCATCCCCGCCGTCAGTGATTGCCCGGATGGGCCGGCAACGCCAGCCCGGCCCTCACAGCGGCACCGCCGAGGGCCCCGCCATCCACCATACGGCGAAGACGGCCGGCGCCAGCAGAGCCCCGAACGGCAGCTTGGTGGAGCGGTCCACCCGCCGCCCGGCGAGCGCCATCCCCCCCGCGATCACGAGTCCGAGAAGGCTCGCCGCCAGCAGCGCCGCCGCAAAACCCGCCGCGCCGACGAGGAGCCCCGCGGCACCGGCCAGCTTCACGTCGCCGAAGCCCAGCACGTCGACCCCGCGGCGGCGATAGAACACCTCGCGGACCGCCCACAATGCGCCGGCCGACAGCGCCAGGTCGAGCGCCAGCACCGGGAGGAGCGTGGCCGTGCCCTGCCCCGTCGCCAGCCCCGCCGCCCAGCGCAGCACCACCGCGAGCCCGGCGAGCGCGGCGACCGCACCGTCGGGGATGGTGAAGGTGCGCGCGTCGACCACCGCGACGAGCGCACACAGCGCTGCGACGGCGAGGCCGAGCGCCGGGGCCAGGACGCCGAACGCCGGCATTGTGAGGATCACGGCCGTGCAAAAGGCCGCCGCGACGGCTGCGACGGCCGGCACCAGGGCGCCCGGCATCAGCGCTTGGTGACGCCTTGCGGCGCGTCGCGGCCGGAGAGGATCGGCATGCGCATGCGCAGTTCCTCGGCGACCGACTGCGCGTCGACGCCGTCGCGGATCACCACCGGGCGGATCAGCACCACCAGCTCGGTCCGCTCCTGGCCCTTGGCGGTCTCGGAGAAGAGCTTGCCCACGCCGGGCACGTCCTTCAGCACGGGAATCCCCTGGTCGCGGTCGCGCCGGCGGGCGGAGATCATGCCCGCGAGCAGCACCGTCTGCCCGCTCTGGACCGAGATCGCGCTGTTGACGCGGCGGCGCGAGAACGTCGGGGTCAGGCTGTCGGCGTCGCTCGCGACGGCGGAGATCTCCTGGCTCACCTTCATCGTCACCGCGTCGTTCTCGCCGATCCGCGGCGTCACCTCCAGGATGATGCCGGTGTCGCGGAATTCCACCTGATTGACGATCGGCGCGTCGACGTTCTCCACGCTCTGCGCCTGGCGCACGGTGACGGGGACCGAATCGCCCACCTGGAGCGACGCGGTCTCGTTCTCGACCACCACCAGCGAGGGCGAGGAGAGGATTTCGACGTCGGTGATCTCGTCGAGCGCGGAAATGATGACGTCGGGGTCGGAGTTGGAGCCGACGACGAAGTTGAACCCGGGGATCTGCTTTTGCAGCGTGTTGGCGACCTCGGTGAAGAGCGAGGCGGAGCCGACGTTGCGGTCGAGCCCGACGCTCTTCGACTTGACGAAATATTGCACGCCGAATTCGAGCTGGTCCGTCAGCCGCACCTCGGCGATGGTGACGTTGATCGCCACCTGCACCGGCGTCGCGTCGAGCGCCTTGAGGGTGGCGAGGATCTTCTCGTAGGTCGCCCCGTCGGCGAAGACGACGACCGCGTTGTTGGCGACGTCCGCGCTCACCTTGATGGGGCTCTCGCTGTTGCCGGAGGACAGGTCGATGTCGCCGGCGGGATCGCCGCTGAGAACCGAGGCGGCCTCGGAGAAGCGGTCGCGCAGGGTCGTGCTCTCGGCCGCGAAGGCGCTCTCGACGTTGCTCGCCGCGGCGCGCCGGGGCTGGCGGGAGGTGGACGTGTCGGCATTGAAGAGTTCGCCGACGACGTTCGCCAGCTCCGCCGCGTTGCGGTACCGCGCGCGGTAGACGAAGACGTTCTCGGCCGACTTGGCGTTCTGGATGTCGAGCCGGCGGACCCAGGCGGAGGCGCGTCGCATCAGGTCGCGGCTCTTGGACAGGGCCATGACGGCTTTCACCCGCGGCAGCGCCTTGAACTCGATCGCCCCGGCGGCGACGTTCTCCTCCTGGCTGGCGAAGATCGTGTTCAGCTCGGAGACGACGTCTTCCGGCTTGGCCCGCCGCAGCTCGAAGATCGAGACGGACTGGTTCTTCATCCAGTCCGCATCGAAGGAGACGATCGCGTCGACCACCTCGGCGCGCTTGCCGCTGGGGCCGCGCACCACCAACGCGTTCTCCGCCACGCTGAGCGAGAGGTTGTCGGTCGGCACCACGAAGCCTTGCAGGATGGTCGAGATGGTGTCGACCGAGACGTATCGCAGCGGCACCACGGAGATGCCCCAACCCGGTCCGCCGCGCCCGCGGTCGACCCGTCCCGGCGTGGCCCCGCCCTGCTCGATCCGGTAGCCGGAGCCCGTCTCGACCAGCGCATAGCCCTCCCCGTCGAGGAGGTTTTCCAGGATCGCCAGCAGCTCGTCCCGCCGCACCGCGCGCTCGGACGAGATGGTGACGCGGCCGGAGAGGGTCAGGTTGGTGGTATAGTTCTCCTGCAGCGCGTCGGCGAGGATGGCGCGCACCACCTGGGACAGCTCCGCATCGTCGAAGTTCAGCCGGTAGGACGCGCTGCCGTCGAGTGCGGCGGCGCGGCCGCCGGAGGTACGGCCGCCGCTCGGATCGGTCCCGGCCGTCTCGGTATAGGACTGGGTGACGCCGACGCTGCCGTCGAGCGG
This portion of the Acuticoccus sp. I52.16.1 genome encodes:
- a CDS encoding TRAP transporter substrate-binding protein, whose product is MFRIIAAAMVAASLAAPLPALAQDSLTVTSQYGPEKPQSKFWERFAALVEAARPGIYKFNIVTNGALGGEKEEAEGVRLGSITGALSTVANLTTWVPDGAVLDLPFVFDGREHIMAAMKGPLGKQLRAAYRAEGFETPAFIIFGARHLLSDRPLTKPEDVKGLTMRVLESDLHIALWRYLGAEPTALPITETYTALGTGVVEAMDLTKSGYEALKLFEVAPVLSETAHIWAIGVVYFDRNFWESLPEKDQALFEEAAQKAAAYFNTLAEEEQDEAMRRAIGQRAEMVEVDQGPWREAVGPFVQDYVGTLSGSAAEALRAIEAAR
- a CDS encoding dipeptidase; protein product: MNQRIFDGHNDVLLRLWRRDRTGERFFGSNAEGHVDLVRARQGGLAGGIFATFVMDEPGTGRTATQGSVDAPPVGLAQERALQVTLAQLAIAFRIERRSKGEVRICRTSAEVQAAVDAGTFAMMLHMEGAEAIGPDLDELETLYAAGVRSLGLVWSRPTVFGYGVPFRFPSSPDIGEGLTERGVALVTACNELGVMVDCSHLNEKGFWDVVRVSRAPVVATHSNAHVLSPCSRNLTDAQMDAIRDSEGVAGLNFATSFLRDDGRRDPNTSLDTMRRHLDHMLEKLGPRGVALGSDFDGAFLPSGIGDATGLPRLVAAMRAGGYSNDLIDAICYRNWLDVMIRTQSLGRGTAPAPAH
- a CDS encoding type II secretion system protein GspK, whose amino-acid sequence is MSGAPRRRSGPGEGGFVLVAVLVVLALMAGVVGTASLAARGAAGSARLAADRLAADALVDGGVALAAYQLYGLGHRAADVDGQSVTFDDGTVVLGVVPETARIDLNAASAAMLAGLWRALARPGRAEAFAAAVTAWRATPADPSGAEPADDVDGAAGDTRHGPFQSVAALVSVAGVTSEDVAAMAPYLTVFNPSGTIDPRAAPRAVLASLPGVTAATVDAIVALRAGEGDIVARIRAIAPAAAGHLGLEARAYRLRVTARHRALGPTTVEAVITRGARRGALYHVLDWRAAR
- a CDS encoding prepilin peptidase, with amino-acid sequence MPGALVPAVAAVAAAFCTAVILTMPAFGVLAPALGLAVAALCALVAVVDARTFTIPDGAVAALAGLAVVLRWAAGLATGQGTATLLPVLALDLALSAGALWAVREVFYRRRGVDVLGFGDVKLAGAAGLLVGAAGFAAALLAASLLGLVIAGGMALAGRRVDRSTKLPFGALLAPAVFAVWWMAGPSAVPL
- a CDS encoding host attachment family protein; this encodes MRTIPADAWVMVGDGEKALFLKNGNDGGFPHLTVVREVEHENPPNREQGSDSPGRRHDNGPGHKSAVEETDWHRLEKERFAKEIAERLYKAAHRGEYDKLIIAAPPTVLGELRKSLHKEVEERIVFDVAKELTNRPIDEIEKALTKEH
- a CDS encoding prepilin-type N-terminal cleavage/methylation domain-containing protein, with the protein product MKRGRRRGEDGFTLLEVLVALAVLAAVSVAIQQGVVAATATVSRAAGLASAERVARSLLATPLEPGASLAPRSGTVGEHRWTMRFERLPFAPARVGEADAAAVWSPVRLRLTVTAGPAAPLEVETVRLVTTAP
- the gspG gene encoding type II secretion system major pseudopilin GspG, translated to MMTMAHLSRAARASRLRRTARRDRRGGFTLVELLVVLVILGLVMGLVAPRVLGYLTSSRERAAALQIQSLGAALDLYFIDVGAYPSATQGLEALVARPGGVAAWNGPYLQQGSVPLDPWGHPYDYAPEGGRRFTITSMGPDGRTGGNDDIAPQ
- the rpiA gene encoding ribose-5-phosphate isomerase RpiA, which produces MSDAKRRVAEAAAELVEPGMRLGIGTGSTAAFFIEALGRRVTGGLEIPPAAATSRATEDAARKAGIPLVDMMGPNAPRELDLAVDGADEVDPELRLIKGGGASLLREKIVEALAARLVVIVDASKVVDRLGAFPLPVEIVPFGWASTAHLIRDRLGVEPKLRQVRGETLKTDNGNFIVDCAFGSIADPEAAAHTLSQIPGVVEHGLFLGMASEALVSDGHDVRRLAPA
- a CDS encoding TRAP transporter large permease subunit gives rise to the protein MALPERCPAWVRRILAIPRLLERAANLAAALLLCALVAALALNVAARAFDLSIVGAALVAGWAFSALAFATLPALLAHDEAGPRAIVAAAIAGFATATLAAGLVDAASRVGGVEPVLAIPRAWRYAAAAGFSGLALVAALRRPWSALGLALGVAVSTLPLAPQPPLIGAAVFAAALACRTPVALALVAGVAVSPGHLSEAALAQNLMRGLSPYVLLAIPLFILAAGLMLAGGIGERLVAASAWFAGRRRSALGEANVFASTFFGGVSGSSIADAALGARLLVPAMIAAGYPAARAAAITAASAVLPNVLPPSIALLLAAAATDQSVGALWVAGLGAGLVLAAMLWASVRFTPVGPPAPAATKPPTAPATTPERSATDRRGPPRTTPGASPAPLAEPPGAKVLWGLLPPVLIAVAVLGGLRLGVVTSVEAGLLAVGMALLFAIPAGMRPILAAVWDCALQSGRVALLIGAATPVGFVFATSGIDAAALLPDGPAVVQLLAASLIALLVGTVLDVGAAILLLLPVLVPAIGGDTIHTTLVVTVALLLGGLTPPVGILVLVVKDATQIGGVYRAVLPYLLALIAGLIALIAMPALTSGLAGLV
- a CDS encoding type II secretion system F family protein, whose amino-acid sequence is MERFEYRAIDASGNLAAGAIEAASVADAYDALARSGLTPLDARKVAGTRPWRERMTPDPRPEHVTAFTADLAMLLKGGVQLNEALKILADLETRAWLRRLTATLSADISAGRSFSEALARHPREFPPVYAKTVEVAEAAGRLEEALSGLAAERARAEAMRRKVVAAVAYPLFLVVAALGVLGFVLLYVIPQFEGAIAGFRDQMDPAALLVFDLSAAFRAHVDLVAIASAVVLVAGLAVKRLGEARALWLALAARLPVTRTIVSHAETMAFCRTLAILTDNGVDISTALRLIRGVLARPGAGRRVDAVTAEVRQGRRLSDALAQEALMPSHVTQMLRIGEEAGELGPAAGRVAAFYELKLEAALTRLTGILGPALMILVSLLIAWVIISVMSALIGINDLLV